From the Helicobacter pylori genome, one window contains:
- a CDS encoding bifunctional diaminohydroxyphosphoribosylaminopyrimidine deaminase/5-amino-6-(5-phosphoribosylamino)uracil reductase has product MRLYESLLETCLNKAWEYQTLALENPSVACMVLDKNHEILSLETHKKAKTPHAEVLAAKSALKILRPSLKSDLEKLEDPKILSDFLKTRHDNAFKDCVFLITLEPCNSYGKTPACSGLLEVLKPKRAVIAAEENEAKKGGLERLKKAHIETMICRNLENKAKNLLLPFRIMEQRGRFNLFKLALRMNGDYHHGKITGQKSVIFTHNQRAVCDTLIISGKTIRTDNPLLDTRFCDSFYHNKNPNIAILSKRSISPNSKVFSVPNRLVNTFHDPKDLPLEKGFNFIEGGWGLFESLRDKIDALLLHSHASMVSEAFNTLALKTPFKGRLLHAQILENEALLWIENS; this is encoded by the coding sequence ATGAGACTTTATGAAAGTTTATTAGAAACTTGCTTGAATAAGGCGTGGGAATATCAAACCCTAGCCTTAGAAAACCCAAGCGTGGCTTGCATGGTGTTAGATAAAAACCATGAGATCTTGAGTTTAGAAACCCATAAAAAAGCCAAAACCCCGCATGCAGAAGTCTTGGCTGCTAAATCGGCGTTAAAGATTTTACGCCCTAGTTTAAAAAGCGATTTAGAAAAGTTAGAAGACCCTAAAATTTTAAGCGATTTTTTAAAAACGCGCCACGATAACGCCTTTAAAGACTGCGTTTTTTTAATCACCTTAGAGCCATGCAATTCTTATGGCAAAACCCCGGCGTGCAGCGGATTGTTAGAAGTTTTAAAACCTAAAAGAGCGGTCATTGCCGCAGAAGAAAACGAAGCGAAAAAAGGGGGGTTAGAAAGGCTAAAAAAGGCTCACATTGAAACAATGATTTGCCGCAATTTAGAAAACAAGGCTAAAAATTTGCTCTTGCCTTTTAGGATAATGGAACAAAGGGGGCGTTTTAATTTGTTCAAACTCGCTTTAAGGATGAATGGGGATTATCATCATGGCAAGATCACCGGGCAAAAAAGCGTGATTTTCACGCACAACCAGCGAGCGGTATGCGACACTCTCATCATTTCTGGGAAAACCATAAGAACGGACAACCCCTTATTAGACACCCGCTTTTGCGATAGCTTTTATCACAATAAAAACCCCAATATCGCTATTTTATCCAAGCGCTCAATTAGCCCCAATTCAAAAGTCTTTTCAGTACCCAATCGTTTGGTTAACACTTTCCATGACCCTAAAGATTTACCCCTAGAGAAAGGGTTTAATTTCATTGAAGGGGGGTGGGGATTGTTTGAGAGCTTGAGGGATAAAATTGATGCGTTGCTTTTGCATTCGCATGCGTCTATGGTTAGCGAAGCGTTTAATACGCTCGCTTTAAAAACCCCTTTTAAGGGGCGGTTGTTGCATGCGCAAATCTTAGAAAATGAAGCCCTTTTATGGATAGAAAACTCTTAA
- a CDS encoding AlwI family type II restriction endonuclease codes for MTKKPARKILSFSTTMRNPKRIGQFLAVLEKFENQILKSSTIMQIIKSVLAHRLYRPTSINQNKELKEKFDSNEYVFSDEELERIIEISPQNHKEMGFEHGWESRFDTWYKLMCEFGFCYYAKYEKILISDSAKMLILAYYDKENDAFKESVDESVVGAIFLNALSKYEVGNPYKKNLNHNNPFKLLLSLLKRLKNANLTPLSVKEIPILLCWKDDNANGLYDYIIHLRQEVVTINKTEFSYSDEFIYEKCLNLLESVNKTRFKMSQITNEAVDEYIRKMRITGLISLRGNGRFIDINTNENNKIDYILQTHKAFKGDYLNDTQANKLAFFNYMSIVDSFLVSVTPISTNESVKSSKLNELANTYTKDFIKQELLITCNKQESKDSFLRLIDKPLRLEFLSAIFLKQHFENLSVMPNYKSDDEGLPVYTASGNKPDIVAMDTKAQSYIEVSLIRDRSQSALEMIPIARHLKELIKNSADIREKFSVFVAPNIHDDAKEYAEFAHFKDNINIRCYAINDFIKKVENSAELLQLNDNPKA; via the coding sequence ATGACTAAAAAACCGGCACGAAAAATTTTAAGCTTTTCAACCACTATGCGAAACCCTAAAAGAATAGGACAATTTTTAGCTGTTTTAGAAAAGTTTGAAAATCAAATCCTTAAATCTTCAACGATTATGCAAATTATCAAATCCGTTTTGGCTCATAGGCTTTATAGACCTACTTCTATCAATCAAAATAAAGAATTGAAAGAAAAATTTGACTCCAATGAATATGTCTTTAGCGATGAAGAGTTAGAACGCATTATAGAAATATCCCCACAAAATCATAAAGAGATGGGTTTTGAGCATGGATGGGAAAGTCGGTTTGACACTTGGTATAAGCTTATGTGTGAGTTTGGGTTTTGCTACTATGCAAAATATGAGAAGATACTCATCAGCGATAGCGCTAAGATGCTTATTCTTGCTTATTATGATAAAGAAAACGATGCTTTTAAAGAAAGCGTTGATGAAAGCGTAGTTGGGGCTATATTTTTAAACGCTCTGTCTAAATATGAAGTGGGAAACCCTTACAAAAAGAACTTAAATCATAACAACCCTTTCAAATTATTGCTCTCGCTTTTAAAACGGCTCAAAAATGCCAATCTGACTCCTCTCTCTGTCAAAGAAATCCCTATCTTACTTTGTTGGAAAGATGATAACGCTAATGGGCTTTATGACTACATTATTCATTTAAGACAAGAAGTCGTTACTATCAATAAAACAGAATTCAGCTACTCAGATGAATTTATCTATGAAAAATGCCTAAATCTTTTAGAAAGTGTTAATAAAACACGATTTAAAATGAGCCAAATCACTAACGAAGCCGTTGATGAATACATTAGAAAAATGCGTATTACAGGACTTATTTCATTGCGTGGTAATGGTAGGTTTATTGATATTAATACTAATGAAAATAATAAAATAGATTACATTTTACAAACCCATAAGGCTTTTAAAGGGGATTATTTAAACGACACTCAAGCTAACAAACTCGCTTTTTTTAACTACATGTCAATCGTGGATAGCTTTCTTGTTAGCGTTACTCCAATCAGCACTAATGAGAGCGTTAAATCAAGCAAATTGAATGAACTAGCAAACACTTATACTAAAGATTTTATCAAGCAAGAATTACTCATTACTTGTAACAAGCAAGAATCAAAAGATAGTTTTTTAAGACTCATTGATAAGCCTTTACGCTTAGAATTTTTAAGCGCTATTTTCTTGAAACAACATTTTGAAAATTTAAGCGTGATGCCCAATTATAAAAGCGATGATGAAGGCTTGCCCGTATACACAGCAAGCGGTAATAAACCTGATATTGTAGCTATGGACACAAAAGCCCAAAGTTATATAGAAGTGAGCTTGATTAGGGATAGAAGTCAAAGTGCCTTGGAAATGATACCTATTGCCAGACATTTAAAAGAATTGATTAAAAATAGTGCTGATATTAGAGAGAAATTTAGTGTTTTTGTGGCTCCAAATATCCATGATGACGCCAAAGAATATGCGGAATTTGCCCATTTCAAAGATAATATTAATATACGCTGCTATGCTATCAATGATTTTATCAAAAAAGTAGAAAACAGCGCAGAGTTATTGCAACTCAATGACAACCCAAAAGCTTGA
- a CDS encoding tRNA1(Val) (adenine(37)-N6)-methyltransferase: protein MDRKLLRLYQPLNAYSYNSDSLFLYDFSRPFIKNSGAILDIGSGCGILGLLCARDNPLASVHLVEKDSKMAFCSQKNALKFPNAQAFESDFLDFNPPILYDAIVCNPPFYALGSIKSQIKGHARHQSELDFASLAAKVKKCLKPKGYFIFCYEALSLCLVIESLKSVKLTLETLRFVQSFKDKNAHLMLGAARNNSKSALKVLPPLITHNSKNQSDNTKEVLSIYQICNTYSIKALLN, encoded by the coding sequence ATGGATAGAAAACTCTTAAGATTATACCAGCCCTTAAACGCTTATTCTTACAATAGCGATTCGCTTTTTTTATACGATTTTTCACGCCCTTTTATCAAAAATAGCGGCGCGATTTTAGACATAGGCTCAGGGTGTGGGATTTTAGGCTTACTCTGCGCTAGAGACAACCCACTAGCGAGCGTTCATTTAGTGGAAAAGGATAGTAAAATGGCGTTTTGCTCCCAAAAAAACGCCCTTAAATTCCCTAACGCTCAAGCGTTTGAGAGCGATTTTTTAGACTTCAACCCTCCGATTTTGTATGATGCGATTGTGTGCAACCCTCCTTTTTATGCTTTAGGCTCTATTAAATCTCAAATTAAAGGGCATGCGAGGCACCAGAGCGAATTAGACTTCGCTTCTTTAGCGGCTAAAGTGAAAAAATGCCTGAAACCTAAAGGGTATTTTATTTTTTGCTATGAAGCCTTGTCGCTTTGCTTGGTAATAGAGAGCTTAAAAAGCGTTAAACTCACGCTAGAAACTTTAAGGTTTGTCCAAAGTTTTAAAGACAAAAACGCCCATTTGATGCTTGGAGCGGCTAGGAATAATTCCAAAAGTGCTCTAAAAGTTCTGCCCCCTTTAATCACGCACAATTCCAAAAACCAAAGCGACAACACCAAAGAAGTTTTAAGCATCTATCAAATTTGTAACACTTATTCTATCAAAGCGCTTCTCAATTAG
- a CDS encoding Dam family site-specific DNA-(adenine-N6)-methyltransferase, with translation MPQLNKLFPNNINQFIEPFVGGGSVFLNTKAKRYLANDIDTNIINLHKTLSKFNACELFDELSKIIIHYGLSFSFKGITAPDELKKQYIKTYYAKYNKIAYEKLRADFNSNQNNMLYLYLLLIYGFNHMIRFNSKGLFNLPVGNVDFNENVYNALKNYLDFMQQNTIIFHNNDYIDFLNHTTYLKDDYVYFDPPYLISNSEYNKLWDSDNEIALYGVLDSLDKKGVLFGITNLIYHKGETNSILKEWAKKYYIFNIKSNYISYNDNTIKEDSQEIFVTNYRQLL, from the coding sequence ATGCCACAGCTCAATAAGCTATTCCCAAATAACATTAATCAATTTATTGAGCCTTTTGTGGGTGGAGGTAGCGTGTTTTTAAACACCAAAGCTAAAAGATACTTAGCTAATGATATAGATACTAATATTATCAATTTACATAAAACTTTAAGCAAGTTCAACGCTTGTGAGCTTTTTGATGAATTGTCTAAAATCATCATTCATTATGGCTTGTCTTTCTCTTTTAAGGGGATTACAGCTCCTGATGAATTAAAAAAACAATATATAAAAACTTACTATGCTAAATACAATAAAATAGCTTATGAAAAACTAAGGGCTGATTTTAACTCCAATCAAAACAACATGCTCTATTTATATTTACTTTTAATTTATGGGTTTAATCACATGATTAGATTTAATTCTAAAGGGCTTTTTAATTTACCTGTGGGTAATGTAGATTTTAACGAAAATGTTTATAATGCCCTAAAAAACTACCTAGACTTCATGCAACAAAACACCATTATTTTTCATAATAATGATTATATTGATTTTCTTAACCATACTACCTATTTAAAAGATGATTATGTTTATTTTGACCCCCCTTATTTAATCTCCAATAGTGAATACAACAAGTTATGGGATAGCGATAATGAGATAGCCCTATATGGTGTTTTAGATAGCCTAGATAAAAAGGGAGTTTTATTTGGTATAACTAATCTTATTTATCACAAGGGAGAGACCAATTCTATTTTAAAAGAATGGGCTAAAAAATATTATATTTTTAATATCAAAAGTAATTATATCAGCTATAATGACAACACCATCAAAGAAGATAGTCAAGAAATCTTTGTAACTAATTATAGGCAATTATTATGA
- a CDS encoding CopD family copper resistance protein, with protein sequence MDAIYPYVLVVHLLCAIIFIGYLFFDMVIFPNVKKMFGEEFANKANTGITQRAIKIMPLCVLGLVLTGGMMLSQYMGGDKGWCETPFQKILMLKVILALSIFLLVLFSLLCKFLGKKNPIGKYIHPIALTFGFLIAILAKTMWFV encoded by the coding sequence ATGGATGCGATTTATCCTTATGTGCTAGTTGTTCATTTATTGTGTGCCATTATTTTTATTGGCTACTTGTTTTTTGATATGGTAATTTTCCCCAATGTGAAGAAAATGTTTGGCGAAGAGTTTGCCAATAAAGCGAATACAGGAATCACTCAAAGAGCGATCAAAATCATGCCCTTATGCGTTTTAGGGCTTGTTTTAACAGGGGGCATGATGCTTAGTCAATACATGGGGGGCGATAAAGGCTGGTGTGAAACCCCTTTTCAAAAGATACTCATGCTTAAAGTGATCTTAGCGTTAAGCATTTTTCTTTTGGTGCTTTTTTCTTTATTATGTAAGTTTTTGGGTAAGAAAAACCCTATTGGCAAATACATCCACCCTATCGCTCTAACTTTTGGCTTTTTAATCGCTATTTTAGCCAAGACGATGTGGTTTGTTTAA
- the gltS gene encoding sodium/glutamate symporter, translating into MQEIKLDIYATLVCMVLVLLLGRYVISKVKFLRDYDIPEPVVGGVLVAFFIMLARQFYHFGLQFDSSLKDPLMLTFFITIGLSADFKSLQKGGKMLAVFLLAVAGFVVCQNAVGISIASLLGVNPLMGLLGGSIALVGGHGTSAAWANFFTQPPYNFSSSLEVGMACATFGLVSGGIIGGPVAKYLISKYKLEPKDTKEKDTLEGVVSKGFETPKEQRLITASSFVETLALIAIALLVGTFLSHLMPKSFTLPTFVWCLFVGVILRNALSFFKIHSVFDREVSVIGNVSLSLFLAYALMSVNLLELLKLAVPLAVILSVQVVFMILYVVLVTFRVCGKDYDAAVLCAGHCGFGLGATPTAMVNMQTITNHYGPSHVAFIVVPLVGAFFVDIINALAIKGFLLLPFFPS; encoded by the coding sequence TTGCAAGAAATTAAGTTGGATATTTATGCCACTTTGGTGTGCATGGTTTTAGTGTTACTCTTGGGGCGTTATGTGATTTCTAAAGTCAAGTTTTTACGAGATTATGATATTCCAGAGCCTGTTGTGGGCGGTGTTTTAGTCGCTTTTTTTATCATGTTAGCGCGTCAATTTTATCATTTTGGCTTGCAGTTTGATTCTTCTTTAAAAGATCCTTTAATGCTGACTTTTTTTATCACCATTGGTTTGAGTGCGGATTTCAAATCTTTACAAAAAGGCGGGAAAATGCTTGCGGTTTTTTTGCTGGCTGTGGCGGGGTTTGTGGTGTGCCAAAATGCAGTGGGGATTTCTATCGCCAGCCTTTTAGGGGTCAATCCTTTAATGGGGCTTTTAGGGGGATCGATCGCTTTAGTGGGTGGGCATGGCACTAGCGCGGCATGGGCTAATTTTTTCACCCAACCACCTTATAATTTTAGCTCTAGCTTGGAAGTGGGCATGGCGTGCGCGACTTTTGGCTTGGTGAGCGGAGGGATTATTGGAGGGCCTGTCGCTAAGTATTTGATTTCTAAATACAAACTAGAGCCTAAAGACACTAAAGAAAAAGACACTTTAGAGGGCGTGGTGTCTAAAGGTTTTGAAACCCCTAAAGAGCAGCGCCTAATCACCGCATCCAGTTTTGTGGAAACTTTAGCTTTAATTGCGATCGCTTTATTAGTGGGGACTTTTTTATCGCATCTGATGCCTAAAAGTTTCACTTTGCCGACTTTTGTGTGGTGCTTGTTTGTGGGGGTTATTTTAAGAAACGCTTTGTCGTTTTTTAAGATCCATAGCGTGTTTGACAGAGAGGTTTCAGTTATAGGGAACGTGAGCTTGAGTCTGTTTTTAGCCTACGCTTTAATGAGCGTGAATTTATTGGAATTGTTAAAACTCGCTGTGCCATTAGCGGTTATTTTGAGCGTTCAAGTGGTGTTTATGATCCTTTATGTGGTGCTTGTAACCTTTAGGGTATGCGGGAAGGATTATGATGCGGCGGTGTTGTGCGCGGGGCATTGCGGTTTTGGACTTGGAGCGACCCCAACGGCTATGGTGAATATGCAAACCATCACCAACCACTATGGGCCATCGCATGTAGCGTTTATCGTCGTGCCTTTAGTGGGGGCGTTTTTTGTTGATATTATTAACGCTTTAGCGATTAAAGGCTTTTTGCTTTTGCCTTTTTTCCCGTCATGA
- a CDS encoding DNA adenine methylase, producing the protein MERFNLKNRRYIGSKTKLIEWVFRNLKLNNIKSVCDIFAGSGVVAGQFATISNVKNIIINDILFSNEVIYHAFFRGQDADFKVLEELKEYYTQALKLEENYFSQHFSGKFFSYKDCVKIGSIREHIESLNLDKLNKDILLTSLIYSMDKIANTVGHYEAYRKKEILQDRFIFELISPIKHDKNIMIERKDANELAKTLKIDLVFIDPPYNSRQYSRFYHLYENLVQWKKPKLYGAALKPSCENMSEYCRSNAKKELSDLIEKLDCKRIALTYNNTYNSKSSSSQNKIDFKDLVGILSQKGKLSVKEKAHSFFNSGKTDFKEHKEFLFIVDVKP; encoded by the coding sequence GTGGAAAGATTTAATCTAAAAAACCGCCGGTATATCGGCTCAAAAACCAAGCTCATAGAGTGGGTATTTAGGAATTTAAAATTAAATAATATCAAAAGCGTGTGCGATATTTTTGCCGGAAGTGGGGTAGTGGCTGGTCAATTTGCCACTATTTCTAATGTTAAAAATATTATTATAAATGATATTTTATTTTCTAATGAAGTCATTTATCATGCTTTTTTTAGGGGGCAAGACGCTGATTTTAAGGTGCTTGAAGAACTGAAAGAATATTATACTCAAGCTTTAAAGCTAGAAGAAAATTATTTTAGCCAACATTTTAGCGGCAAATTTTTCAGCTATAAAGATTGTGTCAAAATCGGTAGCATTAGAGAGCATATAGAAAGCTTGAATTTAGATAAATTAAATAAAGATATTTTATTAACAAGCTTGATTTATTCAATGGATAAGATAGCTAACACGGTAGGGCATTATGAAGCTTATAGGAAAAAAGAGATTTTGCAAGATAGATTTATTTTTGAACTTATTAGCCCTATAAAGCATGATAAAAATATCATGATAGAGAGAAAAGACGCTAACGAATTGGCTAAAACCTTAAAAATAGACTTAGTTTTTATTGACCCTCCATACAATTCAAGGCAATACAGCCGGTTTTATCATCTCTATGAAAACCTAGTGCAGTGGAAAAAACCCAAACTCTATGGAGCAGCTTTAAAGCCATCATGCGAGAACATGAGCGAATATTGTCGCTCTAATGCCAAGAAAGAATTGAGCGATTTAATTGAAAAACTAGATTGTAAAAGGATTGCTTTAACTTATAATAATACCTATAATTCTAAGTCTAGCTCTTCGCAAAATAAAATAGACTTTAAAGATTTAGTGGGAATTTTGAGTCAAAAAGGAAAATTAAGCGTTAAAGAAAAGGCTCATAGTTTTTTTAATTCAGGAAAAACTGATTTTAAAGAGCATAAAGAATTTTTATTTATAGTGGATGTGAAGCCTTGA
- a CDS encoding heavy metal translocating P-type ATPase, with the protein MKCSHCQLEFKESELFKETINHKELYFCCTGCARVYALLLDLNLESFYDKLNDSTLAPVTPQDSMSALELEQALEENNKGDFILNLLLEKTHCNACLWLNQKVLERLKGVKKVSVNFTTHHLQIVFEKSLDPKEIIQKIESLGYGAKIYNVQNYALKAQKEQRSYLLTLSVGFFATMNLMFIAIAKYASYGSASYGSGMDKLMQRNLDLVSLFLSLLVLVVVGRFFIKGAFYGLKNGVLGMDLSVSFGALSAFVYSLYAMLVSQETYFEASSTILTLVFGSKFLELKARLFANEKCLALESHEIHSVIVVENGKQIEKHPKDVAIGSVVWVPSGAKIALDGVLLNSASVDASLISGEFKPLELGVNDPILGGYVNVGVPFSYQVSATFQNSRLSSLLETLKKSFLEKPLIESSANQIADIFSKAVLFLAFVSFLLWQFGLGGNFEKALMVCISVLVISCPCAFALATPIALVIGVFKNPLIVFKEALFLETLAKVKKIFIDKTGTLTQKEVLLKEKIIHKEFDERLLKSLLKTREHLAHSAILKTLDSDEVDLEKIEFFAHGLKANYQNETLLVGSLKFLKSMGVGIKTKESANIMVGFAKNKTLYALFILEERLKANAKEVIQALQNQGLELEILSGDNESSVKECTKKLGISKYHAHLTPEDKAQIISSYKGVCAMIGDGNNDALALKQASVSLGFEKSALSKSACDILLLEEDLSLLEKAFDNAQKVYQVVLQNIVLSLIYNAVLIPVAMLGYINPLIASLSMSGSSLLVVLNSLRLKRS; encoded by the coding sequence ATGAAATGTTCGCATTGCCAGTTGGAGTTTAAAGAAAGTGAGCTTTTTAAAGAGACCATTAATCATAAAGAATTATATTTTTGCTGCACGGGGTGCGCTAGGGTGTATGCGTTGTTGTTAGATTTGAATTTAGAGAGCTTTTATGACAAGTTAAACGATTCCACTTTAGCCCCCGTAACGCCCCAAGATTCAATGAGTGCTTTGGAATTAGAACAAGCCCTTGAAGAAAACAATAAGGGCGATTTTATCCTCAATCTTTTACTAGAAAAAACGCATTGTAACGCTTGCTTGTGGCTCAATCAAAAGGTTTTAGAGCGCTTGAAGGGGGTTAAAAAAGTGAGCGTGAATTTCACCACCCACCATTTACAAATCGTGTTTGAGAAGTCCTTAGACCCTAAAGAGATTATTCAAAAAATTGAGAGTTTGGGCTATGGGGCTAAAATTTATAATGTGCAAAATTACGCCTTAAAAGCCCAAAAAGAGCAACGCTCCTACTTGCTCACTTTGAGCGTGGGGTTTTTTGCCACCATGAATTTGATGTTTATTGCCATTGCCAAATACGCAAGCTACGGTAGCGCGAGTTATGGTAGTGGCATGGATAAGCTCATGCAAAGGAATTTGGATCTCGTATCGCTCTTTTTAAGCTTGTTGGTGCTAGTGGTGGTGGGGCGTTTTTTCATTAAAGGGGCGTTTTATGGGCTAAAAAATGGCGTTTTGGGCATGGATTTGAGCGTGTCTTTTGGGGCGTTGTCGGCGTTTGTTTATTCCCTTTATGCGATGTTGGTGTCTCAAGAGACTTATTTTGAAGCGAGCAGCACGATTTTAACGCTTGTTTTTGGCTCTAAGTTTTTGGAATTAAAAGCCAGGCTGTTTGCGAATGAAAAATGTTTGGCCCTAGAATCGCATGAAATCCATAGCGTGATTGTTGTAGAAAATGGCAAGCAGATAGAAAAACACCCTAAAGATGTGGCGATAGGCTCGGTTGTTTGGGTGCCAAGCGGGGCTAAAATCGCGCTAGATGGCGTGCTTTTAAATAGCGCGAGCGTGGATGCGTCTTTGATCAGCGGGGAGTTTAAGCCTTTGGAATTGGGGGTTAATGATCCAATTTTAGGGGGTTATGTGAATGTGGGCGTGCCTTTTAGCTATCAAGTGAGCGCGACTTTTCAAAACTCACGCCTTTCTAGTTTGTTAGAAACTTTAAAAAAGAGTTTTTTAGAAAAGCCCTTAATTGAGAGCAGCGCGAATCAAATTGCGGATATTTTTTCTAAAGCGGTGTTGTTTTTAGCCTTTGTGAGCTTTTTATTATGGCAATTTGGTTTGGGGGGTAATTTTGAAAAAGCTTTAATGGTGTGTATTAGCGTGTTAGTCATAAGCTGCCCTTGCGCGTTCGCTCTGGCTACGCCCATTGCGTTAGTGATAGGGGTGTTTAAAAACCCTTTGATCGTGTTTAAAGAAGCGTTATTTTTAGAAACTCTGGCTAAAGTGAAAAAAATCTTTATAGACAAAACCGGCACCCTCACGCAAAAAGAAGTCCTTTTAAAAGAAAAAATCATTCATAAAGAATTTGATGAAAGGCTTTTAAAGAGCCTTTTAAAAACCAGGGAGCATTTAGCCCATAGCGCGATTCTTAAAACTCTAGATAGCGATGAGGTTGATTTAGAAAAGATAGAGTTTTTCGCTCATGGCCTGAAAGCGAATTATCAAAACGAAACCCTGCTAGTGGGGAGTTTGAAATTTTTAAAATCCATGGGGGTTGGTATAAAGACTAAAGAGAGCGCTAATATCATGGTAGGCTTTGCGAAAAATAAGACTTTATACGCGTTATTCATTTTAGAAGAGCGTTTGAAAGCTAACGCTAAAGAAGTCATTCAGGCTTTACAAAATCAAGGCTTGGAATTAGAAATTTTAAGCGGGGATAATGAAAGCTCGGTTAAGGAGTGCACGAAAAAATTAGGGATCTCTAAGTATCATGCCCATTTGACCCCTGAAGATAAGGCGCAAATCATCAGCTCTTATAAGGGCGTGTGCGCGATGATAGGCGATGGCAATAATGACGCGCTAGCCTTGAAACAAGCGAGCGTTTCTTTGGGGTTTGAAAAAAGCGCTTTGAGTAAAAGCGCATGCGATATTTTACTTTTAGAAGAGGATTTGAGTTTGCTAGAAAAAGCGTTTGATAACGCTCAAAAAGTCTATCAAGTGGTGTTGCAAAACATTGTTTTGAGTTTGATTTATAACGCTGTTTTAATCCCGGTCGCTATGCTAGGATACATCAACCCTTTAATAGCGAGTTTGAGCATGAGTGGTAGCTCGCTCTTAGTGGTTTTAAATTCTTTGAGGTTGAAACGCTCTTAA
- a CDS encoding outer membrane protein yields MLNFMTKKKNRMQDCKMVCKNFNRKESVLIAQSLDISKKGSVILGALLSSLWLTNPLNAHEKNGAFVGISLEVGRADQKTNAYKNGELFQVPFGDVSANDDGKVPDGQTGGCQPASGTPGTSGYTKANCVVNWTSRTMLSTNKDIPGRNQPMYGLGVMTGYKHFVGKKRWFGLRYYGFFDYGHTNFSNSRAANAISPFYLSDQKADMYTYGFGTDMLFNVIDKPKATAGFFVGVNFAGNTWTNNRVGYFKDGYVYGVNTDADAYMTNADGTITCGDTTPASCDVGINPNSVYTTGKLNAKVNHTIFQFLVNVGIRTNIFEHHGIEFGIKIPTLPNHFFKGSTTIRAKKQGPLENGQPTTITGAETNFSLTQTLRRQYSMYLRYVYTF; encoded by the coding sequence ATGCTCAATTTTATGACAAAGAAGAAAAATAGAATGCAAGATTGCAAAATGGTTTGTAAAAATTTTAATCGTAAGGAATCTGTTTTGATAGCTCAATCTTTAGATATTTCTAAAAAAGGCTCGGTAATTTTAGGCGCTCTTTTGAGTTCGTTATGGCTGACAAACCCCTTAAATGCTCATGAAAAGAATGGCGCGTTTGTGGGGATTAGCCTGGAAGTGGGTAGGGCTGATCAAAAGACCAACGCTTATAAAAACGGCGAGTTGTTTCAAGTGCCTTTTGGCGATGTTTCAGCCAATGATGATGGTAAAGTCCCTGATGGGCAGACCGGTGGCTGTCAGCCGGCTTCAGGGACTCCAGGAACGTCAGGCTATACTAAAGCTAATTGCGTGGTCAATTGGACTTCTCGCACCATGCTTAGCACCAATAAGGACATTCCTGGCCGTAACCAGCCGATGTATGGGCTAGGCGTGATGACAGGGTATAAGCATTTTGTGGGTAAAAAAAGGTGGTTTGGGTTGCGTTATTATGGCTTTTTTGATTACGGGCATACCAATTTCTCTAACTCTAGGGCCGCTAACGCCATATCGCCCTTTTATTTGAGCGATCAAAAAGCAGACATGTATACTTATGGTTTTGGCACAGACATGCTTTTTAACGTTATAGACAAGCCTAAAGCCACAGCCGGGTTTTTTGTGGGCGTGAATTTTGCGGGTAACACTTGGACTAATAATCGTGTGGGGTATTTTAAGGACGGGTATGTTTATGGCGTCAATACGGACGCTGACGCTTACATGACTAACGCTGATGGCACGATCACATGCGGGGACACGACGCCGGCGAGTTGTGATGTGGGGATTAACCCTAACAGCGTCTATACCACAGGAAAATTAAACGCTAAAGTGAATCACACGATTTTCCAATTTTTAGTGAATGTGGGCATTAGAACCAATATTTTTGAACACCATGGCATTGAGTTTGGTATCAAAATCCCCACGCTCCCTAACCACTTTTTCAAAGGCTCTACTACTATAAGAGCGAAAAAACAAGGCCCGCTAGAGAATGGCCAACCAACCACTATCACCGGAGCAGAAACCAATTTCAGCTTAACCCAAACCTTACGCCGTCAGTATTCTATGTATTTGCGTTATGTTTATACTTTTTAA